Proteins from a genomic interval of Nitrospinota bacterium:
- the nth gene encoding endonuclease III — MNAKTVNRIYLKLSQTFKDARSELNFNNNFELLISVILSAQATDKSVNAATGKLFSLYPTPAKILECGENRLKTLIKTIGLAPTKAKNIIRTCQILMDEFEGEVPGNRESLEKMPGVGRKTANVVLNEGFGQPTIAVDTHVFRVSRRTGLAPGKTVLEIEEKLLEVTPKKWKQEAHRYLILHGRYVCKSKNFACGECVIEKECQYSEKFFK, encoded by the coding sequence TTGAATGCCAAAACTGTCAATCGTATCTACCTGAAGTTAAGCCAAACCTTCAAGGATGCCCGTTCCGAACTCAACTTCAATAATAATTTTGAACTGTTAATCTCCGTTATCCTGAGTGCCCAGGCAACCGATAAATCCGTGAACGCCGCAACGGGCAAACTATTTTCTCTTTACCCTACCCCGGCAAAGATTTTGGAATGTGGAGAGAACCGCCTGAAAACCCTTATCAAGACAATTGGTTTGGCGCCCACTAAGGCCAAAAATATAATACGGACTTGTCAAATTTTAATGGATGAATTCGAAGGTGAAGTTCCAGGAAACCGTGAATCTCTTGAGAAAATGCCGGGTGTGGGTAGAAAAACGGCCAATGTTGTTTTGAACGAAGGGTTCGGTCAACCCACCATTGCGGTAGATACACATGTGTTTCGGGTTTCCCGTCGTACGGGCCTGGCTCCAGGAAAAACCGTACTCGAAATTGAAGAAAAGCTCCTGGAAGTCACTCCCAAGAAATGGAAACAGGAGGCACATAGATACCTCATTCTGCATGGCCGTTATGTGTGTAAGTCTAAAAACTTCGCCTGCGGAGAATGCGTCATTGAAAAGGAATGTCAGTATTCAGAAAAATTTTTCAAATAA
- a CDS encoding aminotransferase class IV has protein sequence MTTKINFNSNIEDDAHISVFDHGFLFGDSVYEVLFTHHNKPAFFEDHFKRLLNSASGLSLTIPYDQNWFAREVDKTLQAAGNKESYVRIVVTRGIGDLDIDPSTCQKPNVVIYVTKIKEYPPENYKDGIKIALVSIKRNPKEALNPGMKTGNYLNNVLAKMEANRLGAKDALMLSPSGYLTECTTSNIFFVQGERILTPSLDCGILSGITREKVIQLAQENGVTVEEGQWPAEALEKADELFLTGTIKKIMPVTQLDGRTIGDGKPGPMTQKLIRLYDELLQSLK, from the coding sequence ATGACGACTAAAATAAATTTTAACAGTAACATTGAAGATGATGCACACATCTCCGTTTTTGATCACGGTTTTTTGTTTGGTGACAGTGTGTATGAAGTGCTTTTTACTCATCATAACAAACCTGCCTTTTTTGAAGATCATTTCAAGCGACTATTAAATTCGGCCAGTGGCCTCTCATTGACAATTCCTTATGACCAGAATTGGTTTGCTCGGGAAGTCGATAAAACACTCCAGGCCGCCGGCAACAAAGAGTCGTATGTTCGTATTGTTGTGACTCGCGGGATAGGAGACCTTGATATCGATCCATCCACGTGTCAAAAACCCAATGTTGTCATTTATGTGACCAAAATCAAAGAATACCCACCTGAAAACTATAAGGATGGAATCAAAATCGCCCTGGTTTCCATCAAAAGAAATCCAAAAGAAGCTTTAAATCCAGGCATGAAAACGGGGAATTATCTTAACAACGTTCTAGCTAAAATGGAGGCAAACCGGCTTGGAGCCAAAGATGCCTTGATGTTAAGTCCCTCCGGCTATTTGACCGAATGCACCACCAGCAACATATTTTTTGTCCAGGGAGAAAGAATCCTGACGCCTTCCCTTGACTGTGGAATTCTCTCCGGAATCACCCGCGAAAAGGTCATTCAACTTGCGCAAGAAAATGGTGTTACCGTGGAGGAGGGGCAATGGCCCGCGGAAGCCCTGGAAAAAGCCGATGAATTATTTCTCACAGGAACCATTAAAAAAATCATGCCTGTCACCCAATTGGATGGTAGAACGATTGGAGACGGCAAACCCGGCCCCATGACGCAAAAATTGATCCGGCTTTATGATGAGCTTTTACAGTCGCTGAAGTGA
- a CDS encoding SUMF1/EgtB/PvdO family nonheme iron enzyme: MKKYLFVCLIVWVAIATPLSSFANEGSGEMVLVPKGCFTMGTDKVFPYKMGWKNERERPAHKVCLDSFYIEKYEVTQKNWEAVMGFNNTPIKGPDLPVSDIDWQEAVDYCSRIGRRLPTEAEWEYAARAGNKDDNPWGNGIDRDYLWYGGNSFRKLQPAGKKKPNAWELHDMMGSVWEWVSDWYAEDYYKDSPENNPQGPARQSWRVIRGGSWIDEENLIRVTVRYQGMSDPTEDFWVGVRCAKSLPKRSK; encoded by the coding sequence ATGAAAAAATATCTATTTGTTTGTTTAATAGTATGGGTAGCAATCGCCACTCCTCTTTCATCTTTCGCAAATGAGGGCAGTGGGGAAATGGTGCTGGTTCCAAAAGGTTGCTTCACAATGGGAACCGATAAAGTGTTTCCTTATAAAATGGGATGGAAAAATGAACGCGAACGACCAGCCCACAAAGTGTGTCTGGACAGTTTTTATATTGAAAAATATGAAGTGACCCAAAAAAACTGGGAAGCGGTGATGGGGTTCAACAATACCCCCATCAAAGGCCCTGATTTACCCGTATCTGATATTGATTGGCAGGAAGCGGTAGACTATTGTTCCCGCATTGGCCGTCGGCTTCCTACGGAAGCTGAATGGGAATATGCCGCACGGGCTGGAAATAAGGACGACAACCCCTGGGGAAATGGAATTGATCGAGACTACCTTTGGTATGGAGGAAACTCTTTTCGTAAACTTCAACCCGCAGGAAAAAAGAAACCAAATGCATGGGAACTCCACGATATGATGGGAAGTGTCTGGGAGTGGGTTTCTGACTGGTATGCAGAAGACTACTATAAAGATAGTCCTGAGAATAATCCTCAGGGTCCAGCGAGGCAAAGTTGGCGTGTCATCCGGGGCGGGTCCTGGATAGACGAGGAAAATCTTATCCGCGTCACCGTTCGCTATCAGGGGATGTCGGACCCTACGGAAGATTTCTGGGTGGGCGTCCGTTGTGCTAAATCCCTTCCCAAAAGAAGCAAATAG
- a CDS encoding EscU/YscU/HrcU family type III secretion system export apparatus switch protein yields the protein MKKNDFKRPKSAVSLRYNSFSDLAPKITAKGKGQIAANIIALAKKHNIPIKEDPDLVEVLSQIEVNQDIPPTVYHVVAELLAFVYQINKNYPKTSDPLKLKKY from the coding sequence ATGAAAAAAAACGACTTCAAGCGTCCTAAATCTGCCGTATCCTTGCGGTACAACTCCTTCAGTGATCTTGCCCCAAAAATAACCGCCAAAGGGAAAGGCCAGATCGCAGCAAATATTATTGCTCTGGCAAAAAAACACAATATTCCAATAAAAGAAGATCCTGACCTGGTTGAGGTTCTTTCCCAAATTGAGGTTAACCAGGACATTCCACCCACCGTTTACCACGTTGTGGCGGAATTACTGGCATTTGTCTACCAGATTAATAAAAATTATCCCAAAACATCAGACCCTCTTAAACTCAAAAAATACTGA
- a CDS encoding M14 family metallocarboxypeptidase yields the protein MERKSIRNYSDIQARLASSLDGGIKTVHLGRVESNSASYPIEKIVLGRGNSKRVLISAGIHGDEPAGVETICSFIEGKEYLTFIKSWEITLVPCINPHGYERGTRVNHEGIDLNRLFKSSSPPREVALVQSLFAFPFDLTIELHEDEDSSGYYLFHSADSDLKTDLPTKIVNEVQKVMPVNRDSIIDGFPAKEGVIDRVSEPESMDWWPMALYSLSSGTHICLTLETAPRFPMENRVNAHLQAIRTGLGSFPGY from the coding sequence ATGGAAAGAAAATCAATTCGCAATTACTCTGATATTCAGGCACGGCTTGCATCGTCCCTGGATGGGGGAATAAAGACCGTTCACCTGGGAAGGGTTGAAAGCAACTCAGCATCCTACCCTATCGAAAAAATTGTATTGGGTCGTGGAAACTCTAAAAGGGTTTTGATTTCTGCGGGAATCCATGGCGATGAACCGGCGGGGGTGGAGACTATTTGTTCCTTTATCGAAGGGAAAGAATATTTAACCTTTATTAAGAGCTGGGAAATAACCCTGGTTCCATGCATCAACCCCCACGGGTATGAGCGTGGAACGCGGGTAAACCATGAGGGAATAGACCTCAATCGATTGTTTAAATCCTCATCACCTCCGAGGGAAGTGGCTCTGGTTCAATCGTTATTTGCCTTTCCTTTTGATCTGACGATTGAACTCCATGAGGATGAAGACAGTTCTGGCTATTATTTATTTCATTCCGCTGATTCTGATTTGAAGACCGATCTGCCCACCAAAATTGTGAATGAAGTCCAAAAAGTCATGCCAGTGAACAGGGACTCTATTATTGATGGATTTCCCGCAAAGGAAGGTGTCATTGACAGGGTGTCCGAACCGGAATCGATGGATTGGTGGCCAATGGCCCTATACTCTTTGTCAAGCGGGACTCATATCTGCCTGACGCTGGAAACAGCTCCCCGGTTTCCCATGGAAAATCGGGTGAATGCTCATTTACAAGCGATAAGAACAGGGTTAGGCAGTTTCCCCGGTTATTAA
- a CDS encoding flagellar hook-length control protein FliK — protein MQVDQLPSNVLKILTSEGSSEGLSSLPQKFIQQLNIGQFLKGQVVQVFSDGKSQLDFGKQKLIVEGNLSFKVGQTLTAQVKQLTPIPEFKIVSNSGAVIAHNPAKAVNDTSGREVKQDVTLSSRPSSPISIFAKTNLEFLKLDLGKVYQIPVKQVLDPDTAIIQLNNRNFIVTTQGSQPLKPGDQIPVIAQQTENGSFRLAQTDGAVISRVDPGVVKPYLSIRQPFGEMVNKLTTVVSDLPPGNELFKIAGKEALARLEQTIQTLTSGTEKIPSAQMVKEQVNLSGVDYEAKVKHFLEKGANFESAKGLELNRDLKGLLLEMIQKLENQSLQKSGSSPQSQALKDTTQIFRQAVDNIELHQLTNQLAKQEGQPLLLQIPNPYANGDPTIKLYIRPSQDEEEGNKGKSKQNYNLVFLLNLSNLGNLRVDSQIVKSQLSLKMTVENQSIADFINTHAQDFESRLDELGFKAHLACCVQDKIDMHPVNDLPEVLMGLTSQLVDVTT, from the coding sequence TTGCAAGTCGATCAATTACCATCAAACGTTCTCAAAATCCTCACCAGTGAGGGTTCATCTGAAGGTTTATCTTCACTCCCTCAAAAATTCATCCAGCAGCTAAATATCGGCCAGTTCCTCAAGGGACAGGTGGTGCAAGTGTTTTCCGATGGAAAATCCCAGCTCGACTTTGGAAAACAAAAATTAATTGTCGAAGGAAACCTTTCCTTTAAAGTTGGACAAACTCTCACGGCCCAGGTGAAACAACTCACCCCCATTCCGGAGTTTAAAATCGTCAGTAATTCTGGCGCGGTCATTGCCCATAATCCGGCAAAGGCTGTCAATGACACTTCAGGTAGGGAAGTAAAACAGGATGTTACTCTCTCCTCCAGACCCAGCTCGCCCATTTCCATCTTTGCAAAAACCAATCTGGAGTTTTTAAAACTGGATTTGGGAAAGGTCTACCAGATTCCGGTAAAACAAGTTTTGGACCCTGATACCGCTATTATCCAGCTGAACAATAGAAATTTTATTGTTACAACGCAAGGTTCTCAGCCCTTGAAACCTGGAGATCAAATACCCGTCATTGCCCAACAAACTGAAAATGGATCGTTTCGCCTCGCTCAAACCGACGGTGCGGTCATCAGCCGGGTGGACCCTGGAGTGGTAAAACCCTACCTGTCCATACGCCAGCCCTTTGGGGAGATGGTCAATAAACTCACCACTGTAGTCAGCGATTTGCCCCCAGGAAACGAGTTATTTAAAATTGCAGGGAAGGAGGCATTGGCAAGGCTGGAGCAAACGATTCAAACATTGACCTCGGGGACCGAAAAAATACCCAGCGCCCAAATGGTTAAAGAACAGGTCAATTTATCTGGAGTGGATTATGAAGCCAAAGTAAAACATTTTCTGGAGAAAGGGGCAAATTTCGAATCGGCAAAAGGACTGGAACTTAACAGGGATCTTAAAGGCCTGCTTCTGGAAATGATACAGAAACTTGAAAACCAAAGTTTACAAAAAAGCGGTTCTTCTCCACAATCACAAGCATTAAAAGACACGACTCAGATTTTTCGCCAGGCAGTGGACAATATTGAATTGCACCAACTGACCAATCAACTGGCGAAACAGGAAGGTCAACCTCTCTTACTGCAAATTCCCAACCCCTATGCAAACGGCGACCCGACGATCAAACTTTATATCCGTCCCTCACAGGATGAAGAAGAAGGTAATAAAGGCAAATCCAAGCAGAACTATAATCTGGTATTTCTTCTCAACCTTTCGAATTTAGGCAATCTTCGTGTTGACAGTCAAATAGTGAAATCCCAATTATCCTTAAAGATGACTGTAGAAAACCAATCCATTGCCGATTTTATAAACACCCATGCTCAGGATTTCGAATCGCGGCTCGACGAACTCGGATTTAAGGCGCACCTCGCCTGCTGCGTGCAAGACAAAATAGATATGCACCCTGTTAATGATTTGCCTGAAGTACTGATGGGCCTCACATCTCAACTGGTCGATGTCACGACATGA
- the coaE gene encoding dephospho-CoA kinase (Dephospho-CoA kinase (CoaE) performs the final step in coenzyme A biosynthesis.), which yields MGLIVGLTGSMGSGKTTAASILKELGASIIDADAICRELVLPNQPAWEEITHTFGKAILNEDQTIDRTRLANIVFSDKSKKILLENILHPKVFAEEMRLCGQIFKDDPQSVVIIDAALLIESGNLKKVDKVIVVTCDQESLIRRAMKRSTLTREEATLRIQNQMPQEEKVKHADYILQNDGNHEDFKAKVQKLYTELKTTL from the coding sequence ATGGGTTTGATTGTGGGTCTTACCGGCAGTATGGGTTCCGGAAAAACGACTGCGGCCTCCATACTTAAAGAACTGGGCGCCAGTATTATCGATGCGGATGCTATCTGCCGGGAACTGGTTCTCCCCAACCAACCTGCCTGGGAAGAAATAACCCACACTTTTGGGAAAGCGATTTTAAATGAGGATCAAACGATAGACCGCACCAGACTGGCCAATATCGTATTTAGCGACAAAAGCAAAAAAATATTGCTTGAGAACATACTTCATCCCAAAGTTTTTGCGGAAGAGATGAGGCTTTGCGGGCAAATTTTTAAAGATGACCCTCAATCCGTCGTTATTATCGACGCCGCACTTTTAATAGAATCAGGCAATTTAAAAAAGGTAGATAAGGTGATTGTGGTCACCTGCGATCAAGAAAGTTTGATTCGCCGGGCAATGAAGCGTAGCACCTTGACCCGCGAGGAAGCCACATTGAGAATTCAAAATCAAATGCCTCAGGAAGAAAAAGTTAAGCATGCCGACTACATTTTACAAAATGATGGCAACCATGAAGACTTCAAAGCCAAGGTTCAAAAATTATATACTGAATTAAAAACAACGCTCTGA
- a CDS encoding CvpA family protein yields the protein MSLFDSLVIIVLSISLVFSIIRGMVREIFSVLAYIGGYFLAMNYRADLSITLKQYISNTTASEIISFGLIFIAGVVGISLVGKLIKKLIHSAPGLSALDRVFGGILGVVKGVVILIILMFPLRFFPELNTDITRGSIFAPHLNNLSQVVARGVNSESLIESFPKINLSEVKENIGAWKGLDKLAQDLKSRTNGSANSEGLKGEPQDKYTDEDENKLKDILLSLDKKKGSSSN from the coding sequence ATGTCCCTGTTTGATTCCCTTGTCATAATCGTTTTGAGTATCAGCCTTGTGTTCTCCATCATCCGTGGAATGGTGCGGGAAATATTCTCGGTACTGGCCTATATCGGTGGATACTTTTTGGCCATGAACTACCGTGCAGACTTATCTATTACCCTTAAACAATATATTTCGAACACCACAGCATCTGAAATAATCAGTTTTGGTCTTATTTTTATTGCCGGAGTTGTTGGCATTTCTTTAGTGGGCAAACTCATAAAGAAGCTGATTCATTCCGCCCCAGGTTTGTCTGCACTTGACAGGGTATTTGGTGGCATTCTTGGGGTCGTTAAAGGCGTTGTCATTTTAATTATCCTAATGTTTCCGCTTCGGTTTTTCCCGGAATTGAATACTGACATCACTCGTGGATCTATTTTTGCTCCCCATTTGAACAATTTATCTCAGGTTGTGGCTCGCGGAGTGAATAGCGAAAGCTTAATTGAAAGTTTTCCAAAAATTAATTTGAGCGAAGTTAAGGAGAATATTGGCGCCTGGAAAGGCCTCGATAAACTGGCTCAAGACCTGAAAAGTAGAACCAACGGCAGTGCAAACTCTGAAGGTTTAAAGGGAGAACCTCAGGATAAATACACTGATGAGGATGAAAATAAACTGAAAGACATTCTTTTATCCCTGGATAAAAAAAAGGGGTCCTCTAGCAATTGA
- a CDS encoding LysM peptidoglycan-binding domain-containing protein, translating into MKSLYFKVLACILATFIFFVTFSQALGNTPGSVHTLSDYDFSVPPGLEKQVDFWKKIYSEYPSDYAVVHDIENLDVIYEVVYLGGQSLSNRAKDNKLRKVKDKYKEILRKLASKKNITILTGEEKRIHDLVKGGFYQASGNIRSQIGQKDRFERGIFRSGKYMNEINKILKDYNLPKELGALPHVESSFHEGAYSSAGAAGIWQFTRGTGRLFMRVGYDVDERRDPILSTHAAAKLLTHNFEQLKSWPLAITAYNHGTRGMMLAKQKFGANIATIVNKYKSRTFGFASRNFYAEFLAALHVSNNATKYFPNVTRAEPLKYVSVRFDDYVHISTVMDQFGMGREEIAKSNPALRTPVITGQKRIPRGFVFKAPAREFDNLRPIYQKIATSEKYDQQIRSKWYTVQQGDTLSGLAMRFGTSVQNLKQRNGIGLRNRIYVGKVLKLPEAKGQQINESFQVMEAKAPAKEMEQVSTGSYRVQKNDKLSKIAKRFKTNSAEIARLNEIKNPNSLYPGQKLLIRESMVVAEASNTITEPESSRSALNENSNFETAKLELKENKENDVIAKINQNDKLDQVIEAKSQTRPDVKVKFANLTSQDYKMNKNRPAFLPVKFKSESNKESRMGEITVDFDETLSHYAEWAQLSVSRVRRANNLRRNSQIPVHAKIKVPFTKTDPEKFMERRQEFHKAIQDDFFSNYQVDKLVIRKVKKGETLWEICNDMNFIPFWLLSSYNPEKDIHSLSLGEPIVIPILTPIKPKES; encoded by the coding sequence GTGAAATCGCTTTATTTTAAAGTACTTGCCTGCATTCTCGCCACATTCATATTTTTTGTTACCTTTTCCCAGGCCCTGGGAAATACTCCCGGAAGTGTTCATACCCTGTCAGATTACGATTTTTCAGTTCCTCCAGGATTGGAAAAACAGGTCGATTTCTGGAAAAAAATCTATTCAGAATATCCATCAGATTATGCCGTTGTGCATGACATCGAGAATCTGGATGTGATATACGAAGTCGTCTATCTTGGCGGCCAATCTTTGTCCAATCGGGCAAAAGACAATAAGTTACGCAAGGTTAAAGATAAATATAAAGAAATACTGCGAAAACTAGCCAGCAAAAAGAACATAACCATCCTCACAGGGGAAGAAAAGCGTATTCACGATTTGGTGAAAGGCGGGTTTTACCAGGCTTCAGGAAACATCCGTTCCCAGATAGGGCAAAAAGATCGATTTGAACGGGGGATATTTCGTTCTGGCAAATACATGAACGAAATAAATAAAATTTTAAAAGATTACAACCTTCCCAAGGAATTAGGCGCACTTCCTCATGTGGAGTCATCCTTCCATGAAGGGGCTTATTCAAGCGCAGGGGCTGCGGGAATTTGGCAATTTACTCGTGGTACTGGAAGACTTTTTATGCGGGTTGGATACGATGTTGACGAAAGACGAGACCCTATTCTTTCCACTCACGCCGCCGCAAAATTATTAACACATAATTTTGAGCAGCTGAAAAGCTGGCCCCTTGCCATAACTGCCTATAACCATGGGACCCGGGGAATGATGCTGGCAAAGCAAAAATTTGGGGCTAATATCGCCACTATCGTCAATAAATATAAAAGTCGAACCTTCGGCTTCGCTTCGAGAAACTTTTACGCCGAGTTCCTTGCGGCTCTGCATGTCTCCAACAACGCCACAAAGTATTTCCCCAATGTCACCAGGGCCGAGCCGTTAAAGTATGTTTCAGTGCGCTTTGATGACTATGTCCATATTTCCACTGTAATGGATCAATTTGGAATGGGTCGAGAAGAAATAGCGAAATCCAACCCCGCGCTGCGCACACCCGTTATCACTGGACAAAAAAGGATTCCAAGAGGGTTTGTGTTTAAAGCACCCGCTAGAGAATTTGACAATCTCAGACCCATTTACCAAAAAATAGCGACTTCGGAAAAATACGACCAACAAATTCGATCAAAATGGTACACCGTTCAGCAAGGTGACACATTGTCTGGTCTTGCTATGCGTTTTGGCACTTCGGTTCAAAATTTAAAACAACGAAATGGGATTGGGCTAAGAAACAGGATTTATGTCGGTAAAGTTCTCAAATTGCCAGAGGCCAAAGGTCAGCAAATAAACGAGTCCTTTCAAGTGATGGAAGCAAAGGCGCCGGCTAAGGAAATGGAACAAGTTAGCACAGGTTCTTATCGAGTCCAGAAAAATGATAAATTGAGCAAGATCGCTAAACGATTTAAAACCAACAGTGCAGAAATTGCGCGGTTAAATGAAATAAAAAATCCGAACTCGCTTTATCCGGGACAAAAACTGTTGATTCGCGAAAGCATGGTTGTGGCCGAAGCCAGCAATACGATTACCGAACCCGAAAGTTCACGGAGTGCCCTTAATGAAAATTCCAATTTCGAAACTGCAAAGCTTGAATTGAAGGAAAATAAGGAAAATGACGTAATTGCCAAAATAAATCAAAATGACAAATTGGATCAGGTGATTGAAGCAAAATCTCAAACGCGCCCCGATGTGAAGGTAAAATTTGCGAACTTGACTTCGCAGGATTACAAGATGAACAAAAACCGGCCTGCTTTCTTACCTGTAAAGTTTAAGTCCGAATCAAACAAAGAGTCCCGCATGGGAGAAATCACTGTTGATTTTGATGAGACACTCAGCCATTACGCGGAATGGGCTCAATTGTCGGTCAGTCGGGTACGGAGGGCAAACAATCTTCGCCGCAACTCACAAATTCCGGTGCACGCCAAAATTAAGGTTCCCTTCACAAAAACTGATCCTGAAAAATTTATGGAACGCAGACAGGAGTTTCATAAGGCGATTCAAGATGACTTTTTCAGCAATTATCAGGTCGACAAGTTGGTAATCCGTAAGGTGAAAAAGGGAGAAACTTTGTGGGAAATATGCAATGACATGAACTTTATTCCCTTTTGGCTTTTAAGCAGTTACAACCCGGAGAAGGACATTCATTCCCTCTCGCTAGGCGAACCCATCGTCATCCCTATTCTTACCCCGATCAAGCCCAAAGAATCCTAA